The Pseudoalteromonas sp. N1230-9 genome segment GGTCATCCCGACTTACCAACCCTTTGCAAACTCCGAATACCGTAAAGTACTATCCGGGAGACACACGGCGGGTGCTAACGTCCGTCGTGAAGAGGGAAACAACCCAGACCGCCAGCTAAGGTCCCAAAGTCATAGTTAAGTGGGAAACGATGTGGAAAGGCCCAGACAGCCAGGAGGTTGGCTTAGAAGCAGCCATCCTTTAAAGAAAGCGTAATAGCTCACTGGTCGAGTCGGTCTGCGCGGAAGATGTAACGGGGCTAAACTATGCACCGAAGCTGCGGATTCAAACTTTGTTTGAGTGGTAGGGGAGCGTTCTGTAAGCCGTTGAAGGTGAACCGGGAGGTTTGCTGGAGGTATCAGAAGTGCGAATGCTGACATGAGTAACGATAATGCGGGTGAAAAACCCGCACGCCGGAAGACCAAGGGTTCCTATCCCATGTTAATCAGGGTAGGGTAAGTCGACCCCTAAGGCGAGGCCGAAAGGCGTAGTCGATGGGAAACGGGTTAATATTCCCGTACTTGGTATAATTGCGATGGGGGGACGGAGCAGGCTAAGCAAGCATGGCGTTGGTTGTCCATGTGAAAGTAAGTAGGTTGAGAGTTTAGGAAAATCCGGACTCTTAAGACTGAGATACGAGACGAGCACCCAAGGGTGTGAAGTTGCTGATGCCATACTTCCAGGAAAAGCCTCTAAGCTTCAGATTATACCGAATCGTACCCCAAACCGACACAGGTGGTCAGGTAGAGAATACTAAGGCGCTTGAGAGAACTCGGGTGAAGGAACTAGGCAAAATTGTACCGTAACTTCGGGAGAAGGTACGCTCCTATCTGTGATGAGATTTACTCTCTAAGCGGACGGGAGCCGCAGTGACCAGGTGGCTGGGACTGTTTATTAAAAACACAGCACTGTGCAAAATCGCAAGATGACGTATACGGTGTGACACCTGCCCGGTGCCGGAAGGTTAATTGATGGGGTTAGTTTTCGGACGAAGCTCTTGATCGAAGCCCCGGTAAACGGCGGCCGTAACTATAACGGTCCTAAGGTAGCGAAATTCCTTGTCGGGTAAGTTCCGACCTGCACGAATGGTGTAACCATGGCCACGCTGTCTCCACCCGAGACTCAGTGAAATTGAAATCGCAGTGAAGATGCTGTGTACCCGCGGCTAGACGGAAAGACCCCGTGAACCTTTACTACAGCTTGGCACTGAACATTGACCCTACATGTGTAGGATAGGTGGGAGGCTTTGAAGCAGAGACGCTAGTCTTTGTGGAGCCGTCCTTGAAATACCACCCTTGTAGTGTTGATGTTCTAACGTTGGTCCCTGATCGGGATTACGGACAGTGCCTGGTGGGTAGTTTGACTGGGGCGGTCTCCTCCCAAAGAGTAACGGAGGAGCACGAAGGTTGGCTAAGTACGGTCGGACATCGTACGGTTAGTGTAATGGTAGAAGCCAGCTTAACTGCGAGACAGACACGTCGAGCAGGTACGAAAGTAGGTCATAGTGATCCGGTGGTTCTGAATGGAAGGGCCATCGCTCAACGGATAAAAGGTACTCCGGGGATAACAGGCTGATACCGCCCAAGAGTTCATATCGACGGCGGTGTTTGGCACCTCGATGTCGGCTCATCACATCCTGGGGCTGAAGTCGGTCCCAAGGGTATGGCTGTTCGCCATTTAAAGTGGTACGCGAGCTGGGTTTAGAACGTCGTGAGACAGTTCGGTCCCTATCTGCCGTGGGCGTTTGAGAATTGAGAGGGGTTGCTCCTAGTACGAGAGGACCGGAGTGAACGAACCGCTGGTGTTCGGGTTGTCATGCCAATGGCACTGCCCGGTAGCTACGTTCGGAACTGATAAGCGCTGAAAGCATCTAAGCGCGAAGCAGGCCTCGAGATGAGTTCTCACTAGACTTTTAAAGTCTCTGAAGGGCCGTTGAAGACTACAACGTTGATAGGCAGGATGTGGAAGTGGTGTGAGCCATTAAGCTAACCTGTACTAATTACCCGTGAGGCTTAACCATACAACGCCAAACGCGTTTTGTGGCAGCGTAACAACGCAAAACAGAAGTTAAATTACTAAAGTAGAATTTACTTACAATCAGCATTCCGAATTTAGTAGTCGCGATTTTATATCGCGTTTACAACACATTTTGCTTGGTGACAATAGCGTTTTGGACCCACCTGACCCCATGCCGAACTCAGTAGTGAAACGAAACAGCGCCGATGATAGTGTGGCATTTGCCATGTGAAAGTAGGACATCGCCAGGCTCCTAATTAAAGAAACCCGTTGCAGCAATGCAGCGGGTTTTTTGCGTGTTTGTCTTCGCGCGCTATCCGCGAACAGACAACCCATGACGCGGGATAAACCCACTGCTATGCTCTAGTATTTTGATAGTGAAATGGCATATACCGTCCACCTCTGCCATTAAGGTCACTAAAATAAGCCGTAGGCCTCAGTTTCTTCCTCTTCTTGGTTGCTTAGATGTTCTGGGCGGAATATAGCGCTTGGGTCAATGAGTAACGTATGCTTATTTTTCATTTTTATTAAACCGCGCATCATATTTTTGGTTTGTGGGTCTACATCAAAGCCGACGGACGTTAACTTATCTAAGGGTTTAATATCCTCTTTTTTAACGTTGATGTTGTCTTCTACTTTATCAACCAGTAATCCTATATGTGGTGTGATGCCATCTTTAGTAGTGAAAATAATAATCGGTTTATAGTCGAGGATTATCTGTTCTCTAGCAGACTCAAATAAACGTATTAGTTGGTTAAAGATGTGCCTCTTTTTTTCTTCAAATATATGGATTAACTTATCTTTAGGAAGGTTCTTTTGTAATTCGAGTAACTCACCAGCCATTGCATGTAGTGCTCTGTGGGGAGTATCAAATTTGTTAAGAATGTTTTGCAAGTCTTCATTGTCTGTTTTGAAGCTATTATACCACCGGCCAAAAGCGCATTTGTCAGGATCGGTTGATTGTGTAAACGCAGCACCAGTGAGCAGGCTCTCTTCTAGTGCATTTAACCAGAGTTGGTGCTCTTTTTCTTTCTCAGCTAATAAATCTGTTAACGCAGCATTTGTTTTATGAGTCGATTGGTTATTAAGTACAATTCCTAAGTCAAATATAGGAGTGGGTGTATCCATGTAGTCTTTAACGCCAATAAAGCTTTTATTTTCATTAGGTAGGGACGTAAGGTTATTTTCGTAACGTTCCGTTAGAAGAATATCGAGTATTTTAAGTGAAATGGTTTTATGCCCAACACGAAAATTAATCAGATCCATATTTCCCTCAAAGCCTTATTAAGTCTTTAAAGCATAGAACATTATTCTGATTTAGCAGTAGTTAATCTTGATTACTTTTAAAATATGAGCGATAAATTTTTTTATCACTATTACCAGTCTGCTCACTAAATAACTTTGCGAAGTCAGTATCTTCATCAAATAGTGCATTTAACTTGGAAATTAAGCATTGATTATTTAAAGGGGGAGAGCACTTTTGAGCAGCATTAACCAGTGCAACTGCATTTAGATAACCTTCAAAAATTATGCGATTTGCCTTCCTTTGGTAGGGCTTAATGTCTTCATTGAATTGCACGCACCAAGCGTTATCACACCGATTAGGATCGGGGACGACTTCGGTGACCATAATATTGCTTGGATGCTTAATTCGCTTGTATAGTTCATGGCTTGATGCAAAAGAAACGGCGGTGTAGTCGGGTGTGAAACCCTGCTGATAGCCTGTATTGATAAACTCAGCTAACGGTTTGTATGTGCCTACCATACAGATTGCAGTCGCTTTACTTTGTTTAAGTTGCGTTAGTGCCTTTGCAATATCTTCGCTATTACGTTTAAATCGGGCAACTTCAATAGGTTTTATTTCATATTTTTCTAAAGCTAAAATTAAATTGCTTTCAACAACATAACCAAATTCGTCAGCTTGAATCATTAATGCAATTTTCTCATGCTGACGTTCTTTTACTAAATAATCGACTTGTTCAGACGCTTCATCTTGATAGCTTGCACGTAGGTTAAATACATTCGGCATTGAATTATTATGTAGGAAATCTGCGCCTGTAAAAGGCATCAGAAAGGGTGTACGATGCCTATCAAGCAAAGGTTTAATGGCATGTGCAGTCGGTGTTCCCATTGAACCAAAGATTGCGTGGATGTTGTCGCTAAATAAAAATTGCCGTGTATTTACAACCGTATTTTTTGGCTCATAACCATCGTCAGCAATTATCAGCTTGATATTTTGACCATTAATACCGCTATCAGCATTTATCTTATCGAAATAAATATTGCTGCCGAAAGCTAATTGCTCGCCAATTTCTTTTGCTGGCCCTGATAGTGCTGTAGACATACCTAATTTTATAGGGGGGAGAGTGTCTTCGGCATGACCCAAAGTGGATAAAAGTGAAAGAGATAACAATATGCTCTTAATTGTCGATATTATTGAGTAGTTTAAAGTGAGCATACCAACCTTGCACTGCGGCTTTGAATTGTGTGTTTAATTCTTTTTTTCCGGACAGATTTGCTTCACTAATGAAGTGATCGGTACAGGATTGTTGTAATATTAGCCGAATAAGTATGAATTTTGTATCTTGATTGAGCAAGTTTAGACTAATTGGTGTATGCCAGATCAGTTGCCACAGTAAGGGTTGAGCATTAAATAACGAAAATTCAGAATTTATAAGGCGCTCAGCCCTGCTTAATAATACAGTTGGACATTCGCTTTGTGGAAAATGGGGTAATAATTCAGCAATCAGTTGCCAAGGTAAGTGACTAAAGTGGCCTAAAAGTTGTAACGAGAAGTCGTGTTTAAACTCACCAATGAGCAGTGTGGCTGAATGTTTCGCTTGGCGGGTAAGTGGCTTTATAACTAAAGCCGAATGTTCCGCAGTTGCTTTGTCGTGGCTAAAACCCAACTTAATGACCTTAAAACCATTACTTTGCCAAAACTTAACTAGGGATGCATTTGCGCCAAAGCTCGCACCGAAATAGTCGCAATAATCTAGTTGTTTTTCGCAGTAATTTAATAGGGCTGAACCTATACCTTGTTGATGACACTCTGGTGCGACAGCTATTCTCACAACTCTTGCAGAGCGTTTACATAAATCTTCTGTACTCTGGCTCAGTTGAGTAATGGTTTGTGCCATTAAATGGCCATGTGGTCTGCGCTTACCTATTTTAACTTGTTCTGCGATCTTAGCCGTTAAACCACCCTCAACAGCCACCAAACAAACTGCTTTTAGTGCATTTTCTTGCTTACAGATAGACAGCTGTAACTCGGGCGCATCAAGCAGTTGGCGTAAATCATTCACTGTGGTTTGGTAATGAGCCAGCGCCAGTAATGCCATTATTTGGCTAAGTAGTTGCTCATCATCAACGAGTTGTTCTTTGCTTATGTTTGCAAATTGGAATGGCTCACTACTTTGCGTGCCTGGGTACTTTGCATCGAGTAATAATAGTTTGCGTAGGCTATTTTCTAAAGGATCATGTTTGGCAAAGCGAACTGGCTCATCCAAAGTGATAGTCTTTAGTGATTTAAATTGGCTACGTAAGTAATGTAGAAAACGTAACGTGTAACCTCGGCCATTTCCTTCATAACCAACCATAGTGCTAGCAAATACGATTCGCGGATAGCTTTTCAGGATCTGTAATAGCATAGGAACAGGAATCGCCGCTGCTTCGTCGACAAATAACAGATCGCAGTCAGGTTTTTCATGTAGGAGTGTATCTGGCGCAATATAGCTAAGGTTAGCTAGTTGCTTACAATTTTGCTCTTTAGTTATACCAAGCTCAGATGCTAAATGTTTAAAGCTTGTTTGTACGGCCTTGGCTTGCGTGGCACAAATAAGGATTTTTTTATCTTGAAGATTTGCTGCTGCAAGCCCTAAAGCAGCTGACTTACCACGACCCCGGTCTGCACTGATCACAAATGGGCGATTAGCGCGCCCTGTTGCGGTTTTAATAATTTGCTCAACACATGCTTGTTGTTGCTGATAATTTATCTCAGCAGTTGCTGGCGAAATGGATTGGTAAGTAGGAAGCGAGTGCTCAGTAAAATAATGTGGCTGCAATTTTAGCTTGGCGAAAAAACGCTGATTAAAAAAGCTGTGTTGAATCACTTCGCCATAAGAGGTAATACTTGTGAGTGCTGGGTCTTGCCACTTATCGTCATCGGGCAGCAAAAGTATCAGTACACCACCTGCTTTTACGGTACCTGCAAGCGCGGCTAGTTTATCGGCATATAAGCCGCTAAAACCATCAAAAATAGCGTGTTGAAACTCTTGGCCAAGAATTTGATGAGCATGTTTTGGAAACTTACTATTCGCTAATAGTGAGCTAGCGCTTAAAACATAGGTATTGTTAAGCGCTAATTGGTTTGCAAACTGATGGCACCAAGTTTCGCTGCCTTGCACAATGACAAGCTGGCGATGCTTTGCAATCACCAGCTCATTACACAGTGCTGTTATATACTCATTATAAGGCTTGAAGTCTTGCATACTGTGTTACAAGCCATTTGCTGCCTAGGTCATCAAAGTTCACTTGAATACGTGACTGTGCGCCACTACCTTCGTAATTGAGTACGGTTCCTGCACCGAACTTGGCGTGTAAGACGCGTTGTCCTAAGTTAAAGCCACTATCTTCAAATGCAGCATGGGTTACTGATGGACTAAAACGACCTGCAGCAGGCGGTCTTGAAACTTGTGTTTTAATTCGGATTTCTTCGATGCAGTCTTCAGGCATTTCACGTAAAAAGCGTGATGGGCTGTGGTATTTTTCTTGTCCGTATAAACGGCGACTTTCTGCATGGCTAATGTATAGTTTTTCCATCGCGCGAGTCATACCAACATAACATAGGCGGCGTTCTTCTTCTAAACGGCCAGACTCTTCATTACTTTGTTGTGACGGGAACATGCCCTCTTCAACACCAACCATAAATACCAGTGGGAATTCTAGGCCTTTTGCTGAGTGCAGAGTCATCATTTGCACCGCGTCTTCGTGCTCATCGGCTTGACCTTCGCCAGACTCTAGTGAGGTATAGGCCAAAAAGCCCTGTAGTGGCGAGCTGAACTCTTCATCTTCAGGGAGTTCATATTGACCACAAGCACTAATAAGCTCTTCTAAGTTTTCTACGCGGGCACGGCCTTTTTCACCTTTTTCAGCTTGATACATTGCCATTAACCCTGAGGTTTGAATGGCGTATTTCGCTTGCTCTTCTAAGGTGAGATCGCTGATCTTATCTTCGATATGCTCAACAAGTTCTAAGAATTTAGTGACAGCACTCGCCGCACGGCCAGATAAGTGCTGCTGCTCGATAATAGCTTTTGCGGCATACCAAAGTGGCAATGATTCATTGCGCGCGCAATCACGGATATGGCTTAGCGTTTTATCACCAATGCCGCGGGCAGGGGTGTTAATAACGCGCTCGAAAGCAGCATCATCTTGACGATTGCCCACTAAACGTAAATATGAAAGTGCATCTTTGATCTCTTGGCGCTCGAAGAAGCGCATACCGCCGTAAATACGGTATTTTAAACCTTCTTGTAGCATTGCTTCTTCGAGTACACGAGATTGCGCATTGTTACGGTATAAAATTGCGGCGTCTTGTAATGCATTACCCGCATTGAGCCAGCTGCGTAGTTTACTACTAACAAAGCGGGCTTCGTCTAATTCATTAAACGCAGCGTAAACAGAAATAGGCTCACCATCATTGCCATCTGTCCAAAGGCTCTTGCCCATGCGTTCAGCATTGTTTTTGATCAGCGCATTTGATGCTTTCAAGATTGTTGCCGTTGAGCGGTAATTTTGCTCAAGGCGAATGGTTTCGGCTTCGAAGTCGGTCAAAAAGCGTTTGATATTCTCAATTTTTGCGCCACGCCAGCCATAAATGCTTTGGTCATCATCACCCACGATCATAATACTATTCGTATTACCTGCAAGTAGCTTTAACCAAGCGTACTGAATTGTATTGGTATCTTGGAACTCGTCTACCAGCATGTGAGCAAAGCGCTGCTGATAATGACGTAAAAGTGTCGGGTTATTTTTAAGTACTTCGTAGCAACGCAGTAATATTTCAGCAAAGTCGATTAAACCAGCACGGTCGCACGCTTCTTGATATGCAGCATAGACTTTTAGCATCATCTGTTCATTAACATCGTAGGCTTGAATGTCTTTCGGGCGTAAGCCTTCGTCTTTTTTAGCGCTGATATACCAACCAAATTGTTTTGCAGGCCACTTTTTGTCATCGATGTTCATCGCTTTAAGTAAGCGTTTGATCATACGTTGTTG includes the following:
- a CDS encoding CZB domain-containing protein — translated: MDLINFRVGHKTISLKILDILLTERYENNLTSLPNENKSFIGVKDYMDTPTPIFDLGIVLNNQSTHKTNAALTDLLAEKEKEHQLWLNALEESLLTGAAFTQSTDPDKCAFGRWYNSFKTDNEDLQNILNKFDTPHRALHAMAGELLELQKNLPKDKLIHIFEEKKRHIFNQLIRLFESAREQIILDYKPIIIFTTKDGITPHIGLLVDKVEDNINVKKEDIKPLDKLTSVGFDVDPQTKNMMRGLIKMKNKHTLLIDPSAIFRPEHLSNQEEEETEAYGLF
- a CDS encoding ABC transporter substrate-binding protein is translated as MSTALSGPAKEIGEQLAFGSNIYFDKINADSGINGQNIKLIIADDGYEPKNTVVNTRQFLFSDNIHAIFGSMGTPTAHAIKPLLDRHRTPFLMPFTGADFLHNNSMPNVFNLRASYQDEASEQVDYLVKERQHEKIALMIQADEFGYVVESNLILALEKYEIKPIEVARFKRNSEDIAKALTQLKQSKATAICMVGTYKPLAEFINTGYQQGFTPDYTAVSFASSHELYKRIKHPSNIMVTEVVPDPNRCDNAWCVQFNEDIKPYQRKANRIIFEGYLNAVALVNAAQKCSPPLNNQCLISKLNALFDEDTDFAKLFSEQTGNSDKKIYRSYFKSNQD
- a CDS encoding GNAT family N-acetyltransferase — protein: MQDFKPYNEYITALCNELVIAKHRQLVIVQGSETWCHQFANQLALNNTYVLSASSLLANSKFPKHAHQILGQEFQHAIFDGFSGLYADKLAALAGTVKAGGVLILLLPDDDKWQDPALTSITSYGEVIQHSFFNQRFFAKLKLQPHYFTEHSLPTYQSISPATAEINYQQQQACVEQIIKTATGRANRPFVISADRGRGKSAALGLAAANLQDKKILICATQAKAVQTSFKHLASELGITKEQNCKQLANLSYIAPDTLLHEKPDCDLLFVDEAAAIPVPMLLQILKSYPRIVFASTMVGYEGNGRGYTLRFLHYLRSQFKSLKTITLDEPVRFAKHDPLENSLRKLLLLDAKYPGTQSSEPFQFANISKEQLVDDEQLLSQIMALLALAHYQTTVNDLRQLLDAPELQLSICKQENALKAVCLVAVEGGLTAKIAEQVKIGKRRPHGHLMAQTITQLSQSTEDLCKRSARVVRIAVAPECHQQGIGSALLNYCEKQLDYCDYFGASFGANASLVKFWQSNGFKVIKLGFSHDKATAEHSALVIKPLTRQAKHSATLLIGEFKHDFSLQLLGHFSHLPWQLIAELLPHFPQSECPTVLLSRAERLINSEFSLFNAQPLLWQLIWHTPISLNLLNQDTKFILIRLILQQSCTDHFISEANLSGKKELNTQFKAAVQGWYAHFKLLNNIDN
- the uvrD gene encoding DNA helicase II gives rise to the protein MDVSELLDGLNDKQRDAVAAPLQNMLVLAGAGSGKTRVLVHRIAWLMQVEQASAYSIFAVTFTNKAAKEMRTRVEETLKAPVGGMWIGTFHGLSHRILRAHHREANLPESFQILDSDDQQRMIKRLLKAMNIDDKKWPAKQFGWYISAKKDEGLRPKDIQAYDVNEQMMLKVYAAYQEACDRAGLIDFAEILLRCYEVLKNNPTLLRHYQQRFAHMLVDEFQDTNTIQYAWLKLLAGNTNSIMIVGDDDQSIYGWRGAKIENIKRFLTDFEAETIRLEQNYRSTATILKASNALIKNNAERMGKSLWTDGNDGEPISVYAAFNELDEARFVSSKLRSWLNAGNALQDAAILYRNNAQSRVLEEAMLQEGLKYRIYGGMRFFERQEIKDALSYLRLVGNRQDDAAFERVINTPARGIGDKTLSHIRDCARNESLPLWYAAKAIIEQQHLSGRAASAVTKFLELVEHIEDKISDLTLEEQAKYAIQTSGLMAMYQAEKGEKGRARVENLEELISACGQYELPEDEEFSSPLQGFLAYTSLESGEGQADEHEDAVQMMTLHSAKGLEFPLVFMVGVEEGMFPSQQSNEESGRLEEERRLCYVGMTRAMEKLYISHAESRRLYGQEKYHSPSRFLREMPEDCIEEIRIKTQVSRPPAAGRFSPSVTHAAFEDSGFNLGQRVLHAKFGAGTVLNYEGSGAQSRIQVNFDDLGSKWLVTQYARLQAL